The Cyclobacteriaceae bacterium DNA segment CATGGCAACTTTTCTTTCAGGCATTATCATTCGCTTTCGTCCGCTCATACTTGGAGGAATTACATTCTGGATTGCCGGTACACTGTGTTATATCGTTGGTCCTATTGAGCAATATCTGGTAGGTGCAATTGCGATGGTGTTCGGCTACCTGGTTCCGGGATATTTGTTGAAGAAATCAAATCAGTAACAGATGCTCGCGGAACTTGATCCCTTGTTGCATTCACAACTTCGGCTGGGTATTATGTCGATACTCATGAGTGTGGAGTCGGCTGAGTTTACGTTTCTGAAAGAGAAAACAAACTCCACCGCTGGAAACTTAAGCGTGCAATTGGATAAGCTTTCAGAAGCAGGATACATCCACATTGAAAAATCATTTAAAGGAAAAAAACCGCTTACTACCTGTAAGATCACCAAAAAAGGAATCAAGGCATTTGAAGAATATGTGAATGCATTGAAACAATACATCAAACCCTAAAATTTTTTATTCGTTTAGTTTACAATATAAACCAGTTTATAACATGTTAACATCAAACAAAAAAATCCACCTGATCATCGGCCTGATTGTTTGCTTCGCAGCGCTGTTGGCGATGACTGAAAAAGTTAATGCTACTCCTTCTTTTAAAGTTGATAAAATTGGAAAAGGAAAGCAGCATATGATTCTAATTCCTGGCCTTACCTGTCCTGGAGAAGTGTGGACTGAAACGGTGGCGCGCTATCAAAACAAATACACATTGCACGTGATTTCGTTACCGGGTTTTGCAGGAACACCGGCCATTGAAACAAATGAATACCTGAAAACCATGCGCGATGAACTGATCGCGTACATCAAAAACAACAAACTAAAGAAGCCCATTTTAGTTGGGCATAGTTTAGGTGGCTTTTTAAGCTTATGGATCAGTGCTGTTGAACCCGATTTGGTTGGTCCGAATTTTATAGTCGATGCCCTCCCCTTCTTTCCGGCCATTCAAGATCCATCAGCCACCGTGGAGAGCATGAAGCCGATGGCTATCTCCATGCGCAACATGATGAAGGACGCTACGCCCGAACAGGTAAAACAAAGTCAGCAGTATTACCTGAGTACGATGGCCACTGCACCCGATAAACTTGAAATCATTGGCAAATGGGGAATTGAATCGCACTCACCTACAGTGGCACAAGCCATGTACGAAATGCAAACCACCGACTTGCGTCAGGAGCTGGCCACCATAAAAGTTCCGGTAACGGTATTGGGTGCGTGGATCGCGTACAAAAATTACGGTGTAACCCATGAAAGCACACTAAAAAATTTCTCTGATCAGTATCAACATGTAAAAAATGTGAGCATCCACCTGACGGATACCGCGAAACACTTCATCATGTATGATGACCCTGAGTGGTTTTTCCAAAACATGGACAAATTTCTTGATCAACATGTCAAATAACTCAAACCCAATCATTATGAAATCCATACTCATCACCGCCATCACTTTTCTAGGATTAGTGTTTGCGCAAGCACAAGGAACCGCACCCGAAAGTTTAAAACAGGAAATGCAAAAACTGGCGTACATGGCTGGCAAGTGGAAAGGCGAAGCCTCCATGCGTCAGCAAAACGGATCCATGATACAGGTAAACCAGGAGGAAGATATTCAGTTCAAATTGGATGGTACCATTCTGGTTATTGAAGGCACCGGTCGTAACCCACAGGATGGAAAAGTTTCATTCAATGCGTATGCTATTGTTTCGTTCGATCAACAGAAAAAGGAATTCAAATTAAAATCGCACGTAATGAATGGAAATCAAACCGATGCCTATTTCAAAGTTCTGGAAGAAAATCATTTTGAATGGGGATTTGAAGTGGCCAACAATGCCAAAATCCGCTATGACATCAAACTGAATCCGGCTGATAAATCCTGGATTGAGAAAGGCGAATACTCCCCGGATGGAAACATGTGGTATCCATTCATCGATATGAAGTTGACAAAATTGGATTAACTTCATTTCCTACAAACTCAATAACTAAAATCAACACAGTATGACACCCGAAGAAGAGAAATTATATAAAGAGGCGCGCAAGCGCGTAAGGCGTAAGCGGAAATTCTACAGCCATGTGCTCACGTATCTGGCCATTGCATCTTTTCTGACTTTTATCAATTGGTTTAGCAGTCCGGGCCGGTGGTGGGTACAATGGGTATGGATCGGTTGGGGCATTGGTATCTTTTTCCATGGCATTGGACTCTACAAACAAAACATCATTTTCAGTGATGACTGGGAGGAACGTAAAATCAAAGAGGAAATGGAGAAGATGAAAAGACAATGACTTAATTCACTGATTTGATGATTCGTTGATGAATTATTAGCAAATTAGCACATCAACGAATCATTGAATCAATAATGGAGTTTGGCAAAGTAAGTCCGGAAGATTTAAATCAAATCGATTTCACCCTCCCCCCCGATCATCCGGGAACTACTGCGTTATTGAAAAAGCATAAGAAAAAAGTTGACACAAAAATTTTTGTAGGGTGTGCCAAATGGGGCCGCCCCGATTGGGTGGGAAAAATCTATCCAAAAAAAACCAAAGCCGGAGATTTTCTGGAACACTACGCGCGACAATTCAACTGCATAGAACTGAATGCTACGTTCTACCGCATGCCAACACGCAAGCAAACCAGCGGTTGGAAAAGTAAAGTAGGTGATGATTTCAAGTTCTGTCCGAAGTTTGTCGACCAGATTACCCACATCAAACGGCTCAAAGAAGTTGATGAACTCACTGATCGCTTTTTGGAAGGCATTTCCGGTTTCGAAAAAAATCTCGGGCCCGTATTTCTTATGCCTCATCCGGGTATGGGCCCTAAAACGCTGGAGACGCTGGAAGCTTTTATTCAATCGCTTCCCAAAGACATTGAACTCTATACCGAATTAAGACAAAAAGACTGGTTCGCCAATCCGGAAGCATTCGAGGCGGTCTTCGCCATGTTGGAACGAAACCATTCAGGTTCCATTATTACAGATGCTTCCGGCCGAAGAGATTGTGTGCACATGCGCCTGACAACGCCCTCTGCTTTCATTCGCTTTGTCGGTAACGGCTTACATCCAACTGATTATTCCCGGTGCGAAGATTGGATTCAACGAATGAAAAGCTGGGCCGATCAGGGAATTGAAACCATGTACTTTTTTATGCATCAGCACGAAGAGTTGCATTCTCCTGAGCTCTGCCGGTACCTCATCCCGAAAATCAATGCGCAACTGGGAACGAACATACATGTGCCTCAGTTTGTTGAATAGCAAAAACTACCGGCCCTCAGGCTGCCGACTATCGACTTTTTAGTAGTTTCGCTCCCGACTTTTGCATTATGAGTTTATTTGAAAAATACCCGGTTTCCATTACCAATTCCCTTTCGGGCAAAAAAGAACTATTCACACCGTTGAAATCACCTTTCGTAGGGCTGTACTCCTGCGGACCTACGGTATATAATGAGGTGCATCTGGGTAATCTCAGAACGTTCACCGCTTTTGATGTTGTCTATCGCTATCTGACTCATCTTGGTTACAAAGTTCGTTATGTCCGCAACATTACCGATGCCGGCCACCTGACCAACGATGCCGGTGAAGGTGTCGACCGCATTGAAGAAAGCGCCCGATTGGAACAACTGGAGCCGATGGAAATTGTGCAGAAGTATACTTTCAGTTTCCATGAAGTATGCCGGATTTTCAACATCCTTCCTCCTACTATTGAACCCACAGCAACCGGCCACATTGTAGAGCAGATTGAAATGGTGAAGAAAATTCTGGCCAATGGGTATGCCTATGAAGTAAACGGCTCTGTGTATTTCGATGTTCGGAAGTTCATGGAGAAATATAAATATGGCGAGTTAAGCGGACGCAACATTGACGAACTGCTGGAGGGTACACGCGAGTTGGATCGTCAGGATGAAAAGCGCCACTCCGTTGACTTTGCTATTTGGAAAGCTGTTTCACCTAACCACATTCAACGCTGGCCATCACCCTGGGGCGAAGGCATACCCGGCTGGCATTTGGAGTGTTCAGCGATGGGAACAAAGTATCTCGGTGAGCAATTTGATATTCACGGTGGCGGTATGGACTTAAAATTTCCACACCACGAATGTGAAATTGCACAAAGCGTTGGTGCTTACGGCAAAGCACCGGTACGCTATTGGATGCACGCCAACATGCTTACCGTAAACGGTGAAAAAATGAGTAAGTCGAAAGGCAACTCATTTTTACCACGAGAACTTTTCATGGGCACACATCCGTTGCTGGCAAAAGCTTACAGTCCGATGGCCGTACGCTTCTTCATGCTGCAATCGCATTATTCCAGCACACTTGATTTTTCAAACGAAGCGTTGCAGGCTGCTGAGAAAGGATACAAGAAACTAATCAACGCGTTGAGTGCTGTGAAGAAACTGGAGCATCCGGGTGGTCAGGGAAAACAGGATCAGGAATTATTAAAACTGGTTGATGAAGCCTACCGCAACATGAGCGATGATTTCAATACAGCAAAAACACTGGCTGTATTGTTTGAGATGTCGGCCCGGATTAATGACATGAAATCCGGAAACGTTAAACTGGCTGATCTTGATGCGGAAAGGTTCAACAAATTCAAATCAGCTTACATTACCTTCATGGAAGATGTATTGGGCCTCCAGGAAGAAGGCAGTCAGAACCATGATGTACTGGATGGTGTTATCCGGGTTATGATCGATCTCCGCAAAAAAGCCCGCACCGACAGGAACTATGCCCTCTCCGACAAGATTCGAGATGACTTGAAGGCGTTGGGTGTGCAGTTGATGGACGGGAAAGATGGGGAGATATCGTATACTATCGAATAGCTTTGAGTTTCAAGCTGCGAGCTGTGAACTTTTTGGTTAACCACAGTGAAACTCGAAACTCGCAGTTCGTAGCTAGCAACTAAAAAAGATGCTTAAGAAAATCCTCATCCTCCCCATCCGCTTTTACCAACTCAGTATTTCCCCGTTGCTGGGGGCACATTGCCGGCATACACCTTCATGTTCCCAATATACGATTGAGGCCATACAGGAATGGGGTGCGCTCAAGGGTACATGGCTGGGCATGAAGCGAATAGCACGCTGCCATCCGTGGGGAACCAGCGGGTATGACCCGGTTCCAAAAAAAAATCAGAAGACTGATTAAACCTTCTCCCGGATAATCAATCCAAGCTACATAAAACCAAAATTTAAAAATGAAAACAAGAATTTTGATAGGCGCTATAGCGCTGTTTTTAGTTACTACAGTATCCGTACAGGCACAAGACAACCAGAACATCCGTCAGAAGCGTTTACAAACACGTGAAAATGTAAACTCCAACCGACAGGAAAGAATCGACAAGCGAAACCCGAATGGTATCGGACGGGTTGATGATCGCGTGGAAAGACGGGGGAACCGAATTGACAGAAAACAAAAGCGAACAGACAGGCGGGTGAATCGCAGAAGGGGAAATTAATTACTCCTCAACACGAAATAGTTTTATCTCACCTAACACCGGTGGTGCCTTAGCTTCAAGGATGCGAACCCTGACTTTCGTTGTGGTTACTTCGTTGAAGCTAAGGATTCGTTTATATCCGATAGTGGTCTGCTGATCCAGTTCTTCATAACGACCATTCTTCCAAACATCAACCGCAAATGCTTTTACCCGCTGGCCGAATTCAATTCCCTCCTGCAATACAATCCGGTTAAACGTCACAGGTTCCTTAAATGTCAGTTCAATTTCAGCTAATGAATCAGCTGAAGCCCAATAGGTGCGGGCATTATCATCAACAAGATTTTCTGGTTTAAAATTATTACGAGATGATGACGCGCTGATTTCAGCCATCACAGCCAAATTCTCGTCAAAGGAATTTCGGGTAACCTCTGCCAGTTCCATCAACCTAACCGAATCCGCGTACGGAATTAACCCTCTTCGATCAACCGGCACGTTCAGCAGTAAATTCGAACCGCGCCCTACTGATCCATAATAAATTTCAACCAGTTCATCCAATGATTTTACTTGATCATCCGTATCCGGACTGTAAAACCAACCGGGTCGGATTGACACATCACACTCGGCAGGCACCCAATGGGTTCCATCTTCATGACCAGGTGTAAGTTCATGGTAATCGGGATAACCCGGATATACCTTTTCAACATTAAGCGTGTTCCAATTGGTTAATCCGGCAAAACCTTTTTCATTTCCCACCCAGCGACAACCCGGGCCTGCATCACTGAAAATAATTGCCTCTGGTTGATGTTTATAAACAGTACTGTTAAACAACGGCCAATCATACTCCTGCTTCTTGCCATTCGGTCCTTCCCCATTTGCGCCATCAAACCATTGTTCAAATACATCACCATAATTGGTAAGTACTTCGCCCAACATGTTTACAAAGACCAGGTTGTATTCAGGCGTTCCGTAATCGGGATGATTGCGATCCCACGGAGAAAGATATACCCCAAACTTCAAACCGTACTCGCGACAAGCATCTGAAAGTTCACGCAGCACATCGCCCTCTCCATCTTTCCATGCGCTTTCGCGAACCGTATGCGTACTGAATCTACTTGGCCACAAACAAAAACCATCGTGATGCTTTGCAGTAATGATTATACCCTTCATACCTGCTTGCTTCGCAGTAGCTGCCCATTGCCTGCAATCCAGTTGTATCGGATTAAAAACTTTCGGATCCTCATTCCCTTCTCCCCACTCCACATTGGTAAATGTATTAGGACCAAAATGAATGAACATGTAGTATTCAAGCTCATGCCACTGCAACTGACTTTCAGAAGGAGTGGCACCAAAAGGCGAAAGTTTCTTATCAGAACAGTTTGCCAGAAGAATGAATACAACCACTAAAGAAAAATACCTGATCATGTACACGATATTTCGTTTTTAAACTTAAAAGAAAATTTTACATTTAACGAACTTAATCTCATTGCTTCATGCCTTTTCAAATCAAAGAGAACAGTAATCAATATGATGTGTGTATTGTAGGATCAGGTGCCGGTGGCGGTATGGCTGCTTACGTACTTACGCAAGCTGGTTTAAAAGTGGTTGTACTGGAGGCTGGCCCCTGGTACGATCCTGCCAAGAATGTAACCCAACTCAAGTGGCCCTATGAATCGTTACGCAGGGGTGCTGGCACAACCCTCAGACCCTTTGGCGATTTTGATGCAGCCTATGGTGGATGGGAAATGGAAGGCGAGCCGTATACACGCGTACCCGGAACACAATTCGATTGGTTTCGCTCACGCATGTTGGGTGGAAGGACAAACCACTGGGGACGGATTTCGCTTCGCTTTGGTCCAAAAGATTTTAAAGGCAAAAGTCATGATGGTTTAGGTGATGATTGGCCCATTGGTTATGATGATGTTGCACCTTACTATGATAAAGTAGATGACCTGATCGGTGTATTCGGTAGCAAAGAAGGCATACCTAACGAACCGGATGGAAAATTCCTTCCTCCGCCAAAACCGAGGCTTCATGAACTCATCATTAAAGAAGCTGCTGGAAAACAAAACATTCCGGTTATTCCGTCTCGTCTATCTATTCTAACAAAAAAAATAAATGAAGACAGGGGGGCTTGTTTTTACTGCGCTCAATGTAATCGCGGATGCACTGTGTATGGCGATTTCTCTTCTTCATCTTGCTTGATTAAACCGGCCACAAAAACCAACAACCTTGATGTGATCGTGAATGCCATGGTACGCGAAGTGCTCACCGATGAAAGCGGAAAAGCAACAGGAGTATCATACGTGGCCAAGGACGACATGCAGGAGTACCAGATAAAAGCCAAAGTAGTTGTATTGGCGGCCAGTGCATGCGAGTCGGCCCGGTTGTTATTGAACTCGAAATCAAAAACGCACCCGAATGGGTTGGCAAACTCCAGCAACGTGGTGGGAAAATATTTACACGACTCCACCGGTGCGGCCATTGGCGGGGTACTTCCAAAACTTTTTGGTCGTAAGCGCTACAATGAAGATGGTGTGGGCGGCATGCATGTGTACACGCCTTGGTGGTTGGACAACAAGAAACTCAATTTCCCTCGAGGCTATCACATAGAATATTGGGGCGGCATGGGTATGCCCGGCTATGGATTTGGCTTTGGAATTCAGGGATTGAATGGTCGCTTTCCTGATCGCAATGGAAATCAGAAAACCGGTGGTGGTTATGGGGCAGCGCTTAAAGATGACTACCGATATTATTGGGGCGCCAATGTGGGCATGGCCGGTCGTGGTGAAGCTATTGCTTTGGAAACCAACTATTGTGAAATTGACCCGAACGGTACGGTGGATAAGTTTGGTATCCCAGTCCTGCGTTTCAACTATAAGTGGAGCGACCATGAAGTTCAACAAGCCAAACACATGCAGGAAACCTTTCAGGAGATGATGCACAACATGGGCGCTGTAATTACCTGGGGAATTGCCGGACCGGAAACCAACTACGGACTGGAGGCTCCCGGAAGAATTATTCACGAAGTAGGAACAACGCGCATGGGTAATGACCCTAAGCGTTCAGTAGTAAACAAATTCAACCAAGCCCACGATTGCAAAAATCTTTTTGTGGTAGATGGCGGGCCATTTGTTTCACAGGCAGATAAAAATCCTACATGGACAATTCTTGCCTTATCATGGAGAGCATCGGATTATATTATTGAACAGTTTAAACAACAGAATGTATGAAGAGAAGGGATTCAATAAAAGCAATAGCCTTAACTGCCGTATCATCAGGCATTCTGTTGCAGTCGTGCGAAACGGACAAAAAGGAAGTCGCAGCAACACCGGTAAAAACTTCGGGCATCGACCGGCACCCATTCGAACAAGTTCGCGATGAGAAATTATTGTCGGAAAAATTCTTTGATGAGCATGAAATGAATACCATCAAAGTATTGATTGACATTATTATTCCGAAAGATGAAACCAGTGGAAGCGCAACCGATGCGGGTGTACACGATTTTATCGAATTTATTGTAAAAGATATGCCACGGCATCAACTCCCTTTACGTGGTGGACTCAAATGGCTGGATGTTCAATGCCTGAAACGACATAAC contains these protein-coding regions:
- the cysS gene encoding cysteine--tRNA ligase, whose product is MSLFEKYPVSITNSLSGKKELFTPLKSPFVGLYSCGPTVYNEVHLGNLRTFTAFDVVYRYLTHLGYKVRYVRNITDAGHLTNDAGEGVDRIEESARLEQLEPMEIVQKYTFSFHEVCRIFNILPPTIEPTATGHIVEQIEMVKKILANGYAYEVNGSVYFDVRKFMEKYKYGELSGRNIDELLEGTRELDRQDEKRHSVDFAIWKAVSPNHIQRWPSPWGEGIPGWHLECSAMGTKYLGEQFDIHGGGMDLKFPHHECEIAQSVGAYGKAPVRYWMHANMLTVNGEKMSKSKGNSFLPRELFMGTHPLLAKAYSPMAVRFFMLQSHYSSTLDFSNEALQAAEKGYKKLINALSAVKKLEHPGGQGKQDQELLKLVDEAYRNMSDDFNTAKTLAVLFEMSARINDMKSGNVKLADLDAERFNKFKSAYITFMEDVLGLQEEGSQNHDVLDGVIRVMIDLRKKARTDRNYALSDKIRDDLKALGVQLMDGKDGEISYTIE
- a CDS encoding DUF72 domain-containing protein, which translates into the protein MEFGKVSPEDLNQIDFTLPPDHPGTTALLKKHKKKVDTKIFVGCAKWGRPDWVGKIYPKKTKAGDFLEHYARQFNCIELNATFYRMPTRKQTSGWKSKVGDDFKFCPKFVDQITHIKRLKEVDELTDRFLEGISGFEKNLGPVFLMPHPGMGPKTLETLEAFIQSLPKDIELYTELRQKDWFANPEAFEAVFAMLERNHSGSIITDASGRRDCVHMRLTTPSAFIRFVGNGLHPTDYSRCEDWIQRMKSWADQGIETMYFFMHQHEELHSPELCRYLIPKINAQLGTNIHVPQFVE
- a CDS encoding 2TM domain-containing protein, which translates into the protein MTPEEEKLYKEARKRVRRKRKFYSHVLTYLAIASFLTFINWFSSPGRWWVQWVWIGWGIGIFFHGIGLYKQNIIFSDDWEERKIKEEMEKMKRQ
- a CDS encoding transcriptional regulator, whose translation is MLAELDPLLHSQLRLGIMSILMSVESAEFTFLKEKTNSTAGNLSVQLDKLSEAGYIHIEKSFKGKKPLTTCKITKKGIKAFEEYVNALKQYIKP
- a CDS encoding alpha-L-fucosidase; translation: MIRYFSLVVVFILLANCSDKKLSPFGATPSESQLQWHELEYYMFIHFGPNTFTNVEWGEGNEDPKVFNPIQLDCRQWAATAKQAGMKGIIITAKHHDGFCLWPSRFSTHTVRESAWKDGEGDVLRELSDACREYGLKFGVYLSPWDRNHPDYGTPEYNLVFVNMLGEVLTNYGDVFEQWFDGANGEGPNGKKQEYDWPLFNSTVYKHQPEAIIFSDAGPGCRWVGNEKGFAGLTNWNTLNVEKVYPGYPDYHELTPGHEDGTHWVPAECDVSIRPGWFYSPDTDDQVKSLDELVEIYYGSVGRGSNLLLNVPVDRRGLIPYADSVRLMELAEVTRNSFDENLAVMAEISASSSRNNFKPENLVDDNARTYWASADSLAEIELTFKEPVTFNRIVLQEGIEFGQRVKAFAVDVWKNGRYEELDQQTTIGYKRILSFNEVTTTKVRVRILEAKAPPVLGEIKLFRVEE
- a CDS encoding gluconate 2-dehydrogenase subunit 3 family protein, giving the protein MKRRDSIKAIALTAVSSGILLQSCETDKKEVAATPVKTSGIDRHPFEQVRDEKLLSEKFFDEHEMNTIKVLIDIIIPKDETSGSATDAGVHDFIEFIVKDMPRHQLPLRGGLKWLDVQCLKRHNKTFVNCSSEQQVALVDEIAYPEKAKPEMKQGVTFFNLLRDLTATGFFTSEIGLKDLGYAGNKPNQWDGVPQEVLEQYGVSYDEKTLRESVRWDEE
- a CDS encoding alpha/beta hydrolase; its protein translation is MLTSNKKIHLIIGLIVCFAALLAMTEKVNATPSFKVDKIGKGKQHMILIPGLTCPGEVWTETVARYQNKYTLHVISLPGFAGTPAIETNEYLKTMRDELIAYIKNNKLKKPILVGHSLGGFLSLWISAVEPDLVGPNFIVDALPFFPAIQDPSATVESMKPMAISMRNMMKDATPEQVKQSQQYYLSTMATAPDKLEIIGKWGIESHSPTVAQAMYEMQTTDLRQELATIKVPVTVLGAWIAYKNYGVTHESTLKNFSDQYQHVKNVSIHLTDTAKHFIMYDDPEWFFQNMDKFLDQHVK
- a CDS encoding GMC family oxidoreductase translates to MPFQIKENSNQYDVCIVGSGAGGGMAAYVLTQAGLKVVVLEAGPWYDPAKNVTQLKWPYESLRRGAGTTLRPFGDFDAAYGGWEMEGEPYTRVPGTQFDWFRSRMLGGRTNHWGRISLRFGPKDFKGKSHDGLGDDWPIGYDDVAPYYDKVDDLIGVFGSKEGIPNEPDGKFLPPPKPRLHELIIKEAAGKQNIPVIPSRLSILTKKINEDRGACFYCAQCNRGCTVYGDFSSSSCLIKPATKTNNLDVIVNAMVREVLTDESGKATGVSYVAKDDMQEYQIKAKVVVLAASACESARLLLNSKSKTHPNGLANSSNVVGKYLHDSTGAAIGGVLPKLFGRKRYNEDGVGGMHVYTPWWLDNKKLNFPRGYHIEYWGGMGMPGYGFGFGIQGLNGRFPDRNGNQKTGGGYGAALKDDYRYYWGANVGMAGRGEAIALETNYCEIDPNGTVDKFGIPVLRFNYKWSDHEVQQAKHMQETFQEMMHNMGAVITWGIAGPETNYGLEAPGRIIHEVGTTRMGNDPKRSVVNKFNQAHDCKNLFVVDGGPFVSQADKNPTWTILALSWRASDYIIEQFKQQNV
- the yidD gene encoding membrane protein insertion efficiency factor YidD, encoding MLKKILILPIRFYQLSISPLLGAHCRHTPSCSQYTIEAIQEWGALKGTWLGMKRIARCHPWGTSGYDPVPKKNQKTD